In Helicobacter pylori, a single genomic region encodes these proteins:
- a CDS encoding PDZ domain-containing protein, with protein sequence MFHKALIILLVFLNGLGAYDFKHCQAFFKKASLQKGGVALKGLPKGVYLYYSKTYPKHAKVIKSDPFVGLYLLQSAPSEYFYTLRDLDKDALIRPMASIGDKEALEARLLFRQKGYERYAQISQEIQKNGVISNICYQMLGLGVGGNGFIETKFIKRFLNQKEPYYGDIGVRLEEHHKRLVVAQFDPFFPKNPFLKNDEILAINHQKIHSLAEFEWVVSNLKYQSLVKVSIKRNHKIKEVTLKVNKRYGGFLLKDTFLERYGIALDKRFIITKIGSHLPKGLDFLKLGDRILWVNRKNVASNPKALREALSAPKIELLVWREGFEFYIKVR encoded by the coding sequence ATGTTTCACAAAGCCCTTATCATTCTATTGGTTTTTTTGAACGGCTTAGGGGCTTATGATTTTAAGCATTGTCAGGCTTTTTTTAAAAAAGCGAGCCTTCAAAAAGGGGGCGTGGCTTTAAAAGGATTGCCTAAAGGCGTGTATCTGTATTATTCCAAAACCTACCCTAAACACGCCAAAGTCATCAAATCCGATCCCTTTGTGGGGCTGTATTTGTTGCAAAGTGCGCCAAGCGAGTATTTTTATACCTTAAGGGATTTAGACAAAGACGCCCTTATAAGGCCAATGGCCAGTATAGGGGATAAAGAAGCCCTAGAAGCGCGATTGCTTTTTAGGCAAAAAGGCTATGAGCGCTACGCCCAAATTTCACAAGAGATTCAAAAAAATGGCGTTATCAGCAATATTTGCTATCAAATGTTAGGGCTAGGGGTAGGGGGGAATGGCTTTATAGAAACGAAATTTATCAAGCGCTTTTTAAACCAAAAAGAGCCTTATTATGGGGATATTGGGGTGCGTTTAGAAGAACATCATAAGCGTTTAGTGGTGGCGCAATTTGATCCCTTTTTCCCTAAAAACCCTTTTTTAAAAAACGATGAAATCCTAGCGATCAACCACCAAAAGATCCACTCATTAGCCGAGTTTGAATGGGTGGTGAGCAATCTTAAATACCAAAGCCTTGTAAAAGTAAGCATCAAACGAAACCATAAAATCAAAGAAGTAACGCTTAAAGTCAATAAGCGTTATGGGGGGTTTTTGCTCAAAGACACTTTTTTAGAGCGCTATGGCATCGCTTTAGACAAGCGTTTCATTATCACTAAAATAGGCAGTCATTTGCCCAAAGGCTTGGATTTTTTAAAGCTTGGGGATAGGATTTTATGGGTGAATCGTAAAAATGTGGCGTCCAACCCGAAGGCTTTAAGAGAAGCGTTAAGCGCGCCTAAAATTGAATTATTAGTGTGGCGTGAAGGCTTTGAATTTTACATTAAAGTCCGTTGA
- a CDS encoding YbaB/EbfC family nucleoid-associated protein encodes MDFSQLGGLLDGMKKEFSQLEEKNKDTIHTSKSGGGMVSVSFNGVGELVDLQIDDSLLEDKEAMQIYLMSALNDGYKAVEENRKNLAFNMLGNLGNFAKL; translated from the coding sequence ATGGATTTTAGTCAATTGGGCGGGTTATTAGACGGCATGAAAAAAGAGTTTTCCCAACTAGAAGAAAAGAATAAAGACACGATCCACACTTCCAAAAGCGGTGGGGGAATGGTGAGCGTGAGTTTTAATGGGGTGGGGGAGTTAGTGGATTTGCAAATTGATGACAGCCTGTTAGAAGATAAAGAAGCGATGCAAATCTATTTGATGAGCGCTTTGAATGACGGGTATAAAGCCGTAGAAGAAAACCGCAAAAATTTAGCCTTTAACATGTTGGGGAATTTGGGGAATTTTGCCAAATTGTGA
- the panD gene encoding aspartate 1-decarboxylase, with product MTFEMLYSKIHRATITDANLNYVGSITIDEDLAKLAKLREGMKVEIVDVNNGERFSTYVILGKKRGEICVNGAAARKVAIGDVVIILAYASMNEDEINAHKPCIVLVDEKNEILEK from the coding sequence ATGACTTTTGAAATGCTTTATAGTAAAATCCATAGGGCCACTATCACAGACGCTAATCTCAATTATGTAGGATCGATCACCATAGATGAGGATTTGGCCAAGCTCGCTAAGCTTAGAGAGGGCATGAAGGTAGAAATCGTGGATGTCAATAACGGCGAACGCTTCAGCACCTATGTGATTTTAGGGAAAAAAAGGGGCGAGATTTGCGTCAATGGTGCAGCAGCCAGAAAGGTGGCCATAGGCGATGTGGTGATCATTTTAGCTTATGCGAGCATGAATGAAGATGAAATCAACGCGCACAAGCCATGCATCGTGCTAGTGGATGAAAAGAATGAAATTTTAGAAAAATAA